One window of the Kiritimatiellales bacterium genome contains the following:
- a CDS encoding sulfatase-like hydrolase/transferase, whose translation MATAASSFAMSGTKTEMPERPNILLIVTDDSGYTDLGCYGGEIDTPNIDALGRAGMRFRNFYTNGRCSPTRASIMTGRDCSAVGFAAGTLGGWDRELQRPAYRGRLSGEFPTIAEVMKSSGYHTMMAGKWHLGGSLMKDNPALQEQWKAAHPGWELTPAEIDAEYNTLPLQRGFNKFFGMIEGETHFFFTPEDPQDYVEGNWPATIPYDKIYSMFCYIEKQNPRRYKSTFTPNHGRTAKAFYDTDGLTDRALEMIRGATAEKNAPPFFMYLAYRAPHKPLQAPQEIVEKYLKRYDNLAGVEKRRAEGLVRENLLPTDAHYHEFATAAGFATNGIVALKTPEKIEDYKLTLAVHAAMLDVVDQNIGRIVDELKARGEFDNTLIIYLSDNGAASHVADILNKPYYGCKSLLWEGGLKTHLIAHWPEQIKAGSITDSIGWVGDFLPTFLDIAGGTYPKIFNGKEIPAPDGRSLFPVFKGIEISPPEIQFFNDKGQQVIIQNGRWKLIVEPNNYNISSKIPGIQYELYDLQNDPAEFVNLEQQLPEKVQELALLGITWQKKHNIVDYGIIKKELGE comes from the coding sequence TTGGCGACGGCGGCCTCGTCGTTCGCGATGTCCGGCACAAAAACAGAAATGCCGGAACGCCCGAATATTCTGTTAATCGTAACGGATGATTCCGGCTACACCGATCTCGGCTGTTACGGCGGTGAAATTGATACGCCGAATATTGATGCGCTGGGTCGCGCCGGAATGCGCTTCCGCAATTTTTATACGAACGGACGGTGCAGCCCGACGCGTGCGTCGATTATGACCGGCCGTGACTGCTCGGCAGTCGGTTTTGCTGCCGGAACACTCGGCGGATGGGATCGTGAACTGCAGCGTCCGGCATATCGGGGGCGTCTGTCCGGCGAATTCCCGACAATTGCCGAAGTCATGAAATCCTCAGGATATCACACCATGATGGCGGGCAAGTGGCATCTCGGCGGCAGTCTGATGAAAGACAATCCGGCGCTGCAGGAACAGTGGAAAGCGGCGCATCCGGGCTGGGAATTAACGCCGGCGGAAATTGATGCGGAATATAACACGCTGCCGCTGCAGCGCGGATTCAACAAATTTTTCGGCATGATTGAGGGCGAAACGCATTTCTTTTTTACGCCGGAGGATCCGCAGGATTATGTAGAAGGCAATTGGCCGGCAACGATTCCGTACGACAAAATCTATTCCATGTTCTGTTACATCGAAAAACAGAATCCAAGGCGCTATAAAAGTACATTCACGCCGAACCACGGGAGAACCGCTAAAGCGTTTTATGATACGGACGGTTTAACAGATAGAGCTCTTGAAATGATTCGCGGCGCAACCGCAGAAAAAAATGCTCCGCCGTTCTTTATGTATTTGGCGTATCGTGCGCCGCATAAACCGCTGCAGGCGCCGCAGGAGATCGTTGAGAAATATTTAAAGCGTTATGATAATCTCGCCGGGGTTGAAAAGAGACGCGCAGAAGGGTTGGTGCGTGAAAATCTTCTTCCAACGGACGCGCACTATCACGAATTTGCAACCGCTGCCGGATTTGCCACCAACGGAATCGTTGCGCTGAAAACGCCGGAAAAGATTGAAGACTATAAACTCACGCTGGCGGTTCATGCTGCGATGCTGGATGTGGTGGATCAGAATATCGGCCGCATCGTGGATGAACTGAAAGCGCGCGGCGAATTTGACAATACGCTGATTATTTATCTCTCCGATAACGGCGCGGCGTCGCATGTCGCGGATATTTTAAACAAACCGTATTATGGCTGCAAATCGCTGCTGTGGGAGGGCGGATTAAAAACGCATCTGATTGCGCACTGGCCGGAACAGATTAAAGCCGGCAGCATCACTGACTCTATCGGCTGGGTCGGCGATTTTCTGCCGACATTCCTTGATATTGCCGGTGGAACCTATCCGAAAATTTTTAATGGAAAAGAGATTCCTGCACCGGATGGCCGCAGTCTTTTTCCGGTGTTTAAAGGCATAGAGATTTCGCCGCCGGAAATTCAATTTTTTAACGACAAAGGTCAGCAGGTGATCATTCAAAACGGGCGGTGGAAGCTGATTGTCGAGCCGAACAATTACAACATCTCGTCTAAAATTCCAGGGATACAATATGAGCTGTATGACCTGCAGAATGATCCGGCGGAATTTGTAAATCTCGAACAGCAGTTGCCGGAAAAAGTACAAGAGCTCGCATTACTGGGCATTACGTGGCAAAAAAAACATAATATTGTGGACTACGGAATTATTAAAAAAGAACTCGGAGAATAG
- a CDS encoding glycoside hydrolase family 130 protein: protein MSIFTRNENNPVIAPQDMPPDVMYVLNPGAIKHNGEYIVMMDAAVASGPIVFWLARSKDGVKFTVDPEPVDWPGFEPGYTEKCVYDPRITKIGDDYFIMYASTSIEYGISLGLVKTRDFVSYERIEQERTPAPIRNGVLFPEKINGRHVRLDRPMGDPRGPSMMYLSYSDDLVHWRDSVPLMDVRPSLWDRHKIGGGAVPLKTEKGWLEIYHGVGDTCNGLIYCLGVCMLDLNDPSKVIARGEDAVLWPAELYEQVGRVPNVVFTCNAIPEDDGSVKIYYGAADTCIGLAEAQLGDLIDACYRKNRHITKVFGAQ, encoded by the coding sequence ATGAGTATATTTACCCGCAATGAAAATAATCCGGTGATTGCTCCGCAGGATATGCCGCCGGATGTAATGTATGTGCTGAATCCCGGCGCGATTAAACACAACGGCGAATATATTGTGATGATGGATGCCGCTGTAGCGTCCGGACCGATTGTGTTCTGGCTGGCGCGCAGCAAAGATGGTGTAAAATTTACAGTGGATCCGGAACCGGTGGACTGGCCGGGCTTTGAGCCGGGTTATACTGAGAAGTGCGTGTATGATCCGCGCATTACAAAAATCGGGGATGACTATTTCATTATGTATGCCAGTACTTCTATTGAATACGGCATCAGTCTCGGATTAGTGAAGACAAGAGATTTCGTAAGTTATGAACGTATTGAGCAGGAACGCACGCCCGCACCGATCCGCAACGGCGTTTTGTTCCCGGAAAAAATTAACGGACGCCACGTGCGTCTCGACCGTCCGATGGGCGACCCGCGCGGGCCGTCAATGATGTATCTCAGTTATTCAGACGATCTGGTTCATTGGCGTGATTCAGTTCCGTTGATGGATGTACGCCCGTCGCTATGGGACCGGCATAAAATCGGCGGCGGTGCGGTTCCGCTTAAAACGGAAAAAGGCTGGCTGGAAATTTATCACGGCGTCGGCGACACCTGTAACGGGCTGATTTACTGCCTTGGTGTCTGCATGCTGGATTTGAACGATCCATCGAAAGTGATTGCTCGCGGTGAAGATGCGGTGCTGTGGCCGGCGGAACTGTATGAGCAGGTCGGCCGCGTGCCGAATGTGGTGTTCACCTGCAATGCAATTCCGGAGGATGACGGCAGCGTGAAAATTTATTACGGTGCGGCGGATACCTGCATCGGTCTTGCCGAAGCGCAGCTCGGCGATCTGATTGACGCCTGTTACCGTAAAAACCGGCACATCACAAAAGTGTTTGGAGCACAATAA
- a CDS encoding sulfatase, whose product MSKRIFNCTAVAAMGALFAGCCKKEYTEQPNFIVLLADDMGYADLSCFESEKNVTPQLDRMAAEGMKFTSFYAAASVSSPSRAALMTGRYPKREGLHIGVFFPDSASGIGPAETTIASLLRSAGYTTACIGKWHLGHRPEHLPTSNGFDLFFGVPYSTDMDSHDSPEAMAAKVSVTNLDETWRSSRNESWRQWDIPLIRNTTVIEQPVDLTGLTQRFTTEAISFIRKSRKHPFFLMLAYTTPHVPLFVSESFYEPDVDSAYRQTIAEIDDSVGQVLEELRKTGLDKNTYVIFTSDNGPWLEKKHHGGSAHPFRAGKRTSYEGGHRVPCIAWSPHYIPANTVCDQLATLMDFVPTFTALAAAPLPEDRVFDGKNIVALLSGANDAQLPHDTFFYYASRGAISGVRHENWKLKFENNQPELYNLSTDIGEQNNLAAVYPEKVNELKNAMLLFDRQLEENCKKERYLQ is encoded by the coding sequence ATGAGCAAAAGAATTTTTAATTGCACTGCCGTTGCTGCCATGGGAGCACTTTTTGCCGGTTGTTGTAAAAAAGAGTATACTGAACAACCGAACTTCATTGTTTTATTGGCGGATGACATGGGGTACGCCGATTTAAGCTGCTTTGAGTCAGAGAAAAATGTAACGCCTCAACTTGACCGGATGGCGGCGGAAGGAATGAAGTTTACTTCATTTTATGCGGCGGCGTCCGTCTCTTCTCCGTCGCGTGCGGCTTTGATGACTGGACGATATCCTAAACGCGAGGGGCTGCATATCGGAGTGTTTTTCCCGGATTCAGCAAGCGGAATCGGACCGGCGGAAACGACGATTGCATCATTGCTCCGTTCGGCAGGATATACAACCGCCTGTATCGGGAAGTGGCACCTTGGACATCGCCCTGAACATCTGCCGACCTCAAACGGATTTGATCTGTTTTTCGGTGTTCCTTACAGTACGGATATGGACTCCCATGACAGTCCTGAGGCAATGGCGGCAAAAGTCTCTGTAACAAATCTTGATGAGACCTGGCGGAGCAGCCGTAATGAAAGCTGGCGGCAATGGGATATCCCGCTCATCCGGAACACAACTGTTATTGAGCAGCCGGTTGATCTTACCGGATTAACACAGCGGTTTACCACCGAGGCAATTTCATTTATCCGCAAAAGCCGGAAGCATCCATTTTTTCTTATGCTTGCGTATACGACGCCTCACGTCCCGTTATTCGTCTCAGAATCATTTTATGAGCCGGATGTTGACAGTGCCTACCGTCAGACGATTGCAGAAATTGATGACTCTGTCGGACAGGTTTTAGAGGAATTGAGAAAAACAGGATTAGATAAAAACACATACGTTATCTTTACTTCCGACAACGGCCCCTGGCTTGAAAAAAAACATCATGGCGGCAGTGCGCATCCATTTCGTGCCGGAAAACGTACAAGCTATGAAGGCGGACACCGCGTGCCTTGTATTGCCTGGTCGCCGCACTATATTCCGGCAAATACGGTTTGCGACCAACTGGCGACCCTGATGGATTTTGTGCCCACATTCACAGCACTTGCTGCTGCTCCGCTGCCGGAAGATAGAGTATTTGACGGGAAAAACATCGTCGCACTGCTGTCCGGGGCAAACGATGCTCAATTACCGCACGATACATTTTTTTATTACGCATCCCGTGGCGCAATATCCGGTGTCCGGCATGAGAATTGGAAGCTGAAATTCGAAAACAACCAGCCGGAACTTTATAACCTTAGTACAGATATTGGCGAACAGAATAACCTGGCTGCGGTGTATCCGGAAAAAGTTAATGAATTAAAAAATGCGATGCTGCTGTTTGACCGGCAGCTGGAAGAAAACTGTAAAAAAGAAAGGTATTTGCAATGA
- a CDS encoding sulfatase-like hydrolase/transferase, with amino-acid sequence MKANELLACLALPLLPAVAYERPNILLIVADDQGSGDIGYNNPLVHTPNIDRLAGESAVFTDFISAPACAPARTALLTGRNHFHAGVWGVRSRAYINRDEVLLPEYFRRAGYRTAHFGKWDTRAPEFRTYNTGYTESGVLVTEYAHQNPVLDFDGIMQEFSGWTSDILADLTIRFIERNAAAGEPWLAVTAFIAPHSPWVSAPEFSAPLRQKGYSKPLAELYGMIEQMDAAAGKIFTALDRLGQTDNTLVIYMSDNGATPVCPRTGGTPMDGADWENRNPFNLRGRKSELWENGIRVPFFVHWPAKIPAGERAQLGAVEDILPTILDLAGISDEIVPGHLPFQGLSLKPVLMNPQLPDQERAYFRLPIAPPGMPLPMERDRIGIINDLSETDYTKDVHAVLYTPEYKFHHLPGGAVELYDAKTDAPESNNLSGKLPQLTAAFAEDCRQQWNRLVNSSRRTLTMPYFLIGDPRYKNTASGNLTDFILPDTIPGDAPLKVFGNARSPYSYHGKSGGFAAPEDSVVFGAEVITAGKYRVIVTGKNFSKSLPIVLNVVGNKSGSGCQPLASGRDAASTFTTGKNCGAGIPACEKGRQECLPHISTDTELDFGELFFDAGKHELHFSGTGEKADAEEALITLIEFRSSEKILSDTECFLKGMTDEQKNF; translated from the coding sequence ATGAAAGCAAATGAGCTGCTGGCATGCCTGGCGCTGCCGCTGTTGCCGGCGGTTGCGTATGAACGTCCGAATATTCTTTTAATCGTTGCAGATGATCAGGGCAGCGGTGATATCGGATATAATAATCCCCTGGTGCATACGCCGAACATTGACCGTCTCGCCGGCGAATCCGCGGTATTCACCGATTTTATTTCCGCTCCGGCCTGTGCGCCGGCACGCACCGCACTGCTGACAGGGCGCAATCATTTTCATGCCGGTGTATGGGGCGTGCGTTCGCGTGCATACATTAATCGCGACGAAGTCTTACTGCCGGAATATTTCCGGCGGGCAGGATACCGCACCGCACACTTTGGAAAATGGGATACACGTGCGCCGGAATTCCGCACATATAATACCGGATACACGGAAAGCGGAGTTCTTGTTACAGAATACGCACATCAAAATCCGGTGTTAGATTTTGACGGAATAATGCAGGAGTTTTCCGGTTGGACCAGCGACATCCTTGCAGATTTAACCATCCGGTTTATTGAACGGAATGCTGCCGCCGGAGAACCGTGGCTGGCTGTAACGGCATTTATTGCACCGCATTCACCCTGGGTTTCTGCGCCGGAATTTTCCGCGCCGCTGCGGCAAAAAGGCTATTCAAAACCGCTGGCGGAACTGTACGGAATGATTGAACAGATGGATGCCGCCGCCGGAAAAATTTTTACAGCGCTTGACCGGCTTGGACAAACGGATAACACACTGGTTATTTATATGAGTGATAACGGCGCCACGCCGGTTTGTCCGCGTACCGGCGGCACGCCGATGGATGGCGCTGATTGGGAAAACCGCAATCCGTTCAATCTGCGCGGGCGTAAATCTGAGCTTTGGGAAAACGGAATCCGCGTGCCGTTTTTTGTACACTGGCCGGCAAAAATTCCGGCCGGCGAGCGGGCACAGCTCGGAGCGGTAGAGGATATTCTGCCAACCATCCTCGACCTTGCCGGCATTTCAGATGAAATTGTGCCGGGACATCTGCCGTTTCAAGGGCTGAGCTTAAAGCCGGTGTTAATGAATCCGCAGCTGCCGGATCAGGAGCGGGCATATTTTCGTCTGCCGATTGCACCGCCGGGTATGCCGCTGCCGATGGAACGTGACAGGATCGGTATAATTAACGATCTTTCCGAAACGGATTATACAAAAGATGTTCATGCTGTACTTTATACGCCGGAATATAAATTCCATCATCTGCCGGGCGGTGCAGTCGAGTTGTATGATGCCAAAACCGATGCGCCGGAATCGAATAACCTTTCCGGTAAATTGCCGCAGCTCACCGCAGCATTCGCGGAGGACTGCCGGCAGCAGTGGAATCGTCTGGTGAACAGTTCACGCCGTACATTAACCATGCCGTACTTTTTGATCGGTGATCCACGCTATAAAAACACCGCCAGCGGCAACCTGACAGATTTTATTCTGCCGGATACCATCCCGGGGGATGCACCATTAAAAGTATTCGGCAATGCCCGCTCACCGTATTCTTATCACGGCAAATCCGGCGGATTTGCGGCACCGGAAGACTCTGTTGTGTTCGGAGCAGAAGTGATTACTGCCGGAAAATACCGCGTGATCGTAACGGGTAAAAATTTCTCTAAAAGCCTGCCGATTGTGTTGAATGTTGTCGGAAATAAAAGTGGAAGCGGCTGCCAGCCTCTGGCCAGCGGCAGGGATGCCGCTTCCACATTTACAACTGGAAAAAATTGTGGTGCAGGCATTCCTGCCTGCGAAAAGGGCAGGCAGGAATGCCTGCCCCACATTTCCACCGATACCGAACTGGATTTCGGCGAATTGTTTTTTGACGCGGGGAAACACGAACTGCATTTTTCTGGAACCGGTGAAAAAGCTGATGCAGAAGAAGCTCTTATTACACTGATAGAATTCCGTTCCTCAGAAAAAATATTGTCTGATACGGAGTGTTTTCTAAAAGGGATGACGGATGAGCAAAAGAATTTTTAA
- a CDS encoding LamG-like jellyroll fold domain-containing protein produces the protein MRSNYMLPIKKNLLLPLCVLFYTALFGFSFEFSSVQKPLQLLLHLSFENDNYIEYSFTGAAAYADYPEFAEGYQGRGLSVFRKGENVMIADVDNLDKEQGTLSFWYRPESLDLTDIDLGLFLCGTEEFKNPNVMKVLITRTGQLRFEIDHEQACLTSVRSWIPGEWVHIACLWNYKEGLQIYVNGEKVRENPKTWTPRKNGQIHIGRSVTWRGEHYARGVIDDVKVYNRPLTAQEVKTEFAGQLKTARAPLQEKTVQDEVPKRLFKLSFLTGNEADESAGASRPLTIQNIKAAPGLIGNGAQLDKNSQLDFSGKDNISSRKGSVAMWIKLNWEPEGNGWHISRAGADAEGERHTVFTAEAGSQRLRFLLSNFIRLKWSSGNDIYASGNRQIMKDTWHHYVITWDSDSGLARVYLDGKFLCVSSIFEPLRKPITKFSFAEIDGVLDEVSIYNYALSHADVMKIYYQEAGLNIDLLDYAAFAGKDNSIRLKFINGGDQQVDTSFQMMIHPAGSSAIQTEEIPVTLDAGKECVIPVNVAPPVAGLYRLNLLNSSGRQIRSYEIVAIDQSPAQLARPPLAPGEAAAMTLIEQIDCTADIGPEKYRDDGHVSVQYKTVGAYREALNEAFSGFAYRMEPLKNPGRPHWLEIYYPDDAARTFMVAVFQEKDGHVSAQGLDTVGIISGGDHLLSGTMQMKRLLFWPDSTNIMVGCYNYHKYEGQNGPALAEIRLYENAGPLPERQVELAGGLPRRTIGLWDEDPSMGGTEWFNLVSQYDQVRLNNFWETKWNRTIDYLNYSGQNLWHMLVTSYEGDTALNSNQISASWRMSSRGWIPGWADLGALMLNRNGTVFYAALNSQTTYKGGKMPGAIAKLIPEEYLRTKNTMEEIISGDNPLIVDCIAADDYFADNYDPLNPVVQKAFETQVRLYAEKFGQYSNFGGVNFLPSNHDNRGRPYFADLQQGYSDYNIQRFEADTGINVDVDASLRRRFSARYDWLMQNAREEWINWRCKKFREFYKHLAGIIRSYNPDAKLLISLAGYNGAFAMENRDWPLSDDGLNRYWKECGIDFALYKDDSDIALLPVITPESGRIRPHRFEATYRYDCFNPAVDALVSSHKERGKFISYFSNLEFLPWHEIGIPSYWWSFGAWEGRVNGPIHAFANVVPSQEYMREYMADTLANQDAHRIIHGWWGCPDNGGIDEFSKFYASYRSIPAFDFMDLPGAEDPVRVRYYNAGNQSWIYFVNRLPNAMPCVLRLTDNAPLRATISNREFTVNSSGEFEITLAPFEVLCLTRTQPIMPENFACRVPAEMGEMLRTVIEKMQTAYSAMRVEPEEAAILEALLRKLNLAYIAGRYAEVGHLLQSIPAQKIKAAENITRSTVDFSAFTAGAVSAVAGWDITVKGGGSAVIAKNGAGVNVLRLNSIATSDVAMLSSQQTFKLSDAWSVSVDFAMTTNGATGPVFFGVYNAAVVDADGLTGGEAGNTGGTDVRGATAMMTRPTGNVSLIYTDNNERKNPAQLTLNGGLDVTGATRYTYTVECDGVNVTATLKNGAETMVSTTRTIGSFGSNISADALKFALGDVTNNDTKGWNADVYSIETATF, from the coding sequence ATGAGATCGAATTATATGCTGCCGATTAAGAAGAATCTTCTTTTGCCCTTGTGTGTATTGTTTTATACAGCTTTATTCGGATTTTCGTTCGAATTTTCTTCAGTGCAAAAACCATTGCAACTGCTTCTGCACCTCTCATTTGAGAATGATAATTATATTGAATATTCTTTTACCGGTGCGGCTGCGTATGCGGATTATCCAGAGTTTGCAGAGGGATACCAAGGCCGGGGGCTTTCCGTTTTCCGAAAGGGCGAAAACGTAATGATTGCGGATGTGGATAATCTGGACAAAGAGCAGGGGACACTCTCGTTCTGGTATCGCCCGGAATCGCTGGATCTTACAGATATTGATCTGGGGCTTTTTCTGTGCGGAACAGAAGAGTTTAAAAATCCCAATGTAATGAAAGTTTTAATCACGCGGACAGGTCAATTGCGATTTGAGATTGATCATGAGCAGGCGTGTCTGACCAGTGTCCGGAGCTGGATTCCCGGTGAATGGGTGCATATTGCCTGTTTGTGGAATTATAAAGAGGGGTTACAGATTTATGTAAACGGTGAAAAAGTCCGGGAAAATCCAAAAACCTGGACACCGCGCAAGAACGGTCAGATCCATATTGGACGATCTGTGACCTGGCGCGGTGAGCATTATGCGCGCGGCGTGATTGATGATGTGAAAGTGTACAATCGTCCGCTGACCGCCCAGGAAGTAAAAACAGAGTTTGCGGGACAATTAAAAACGGCGCGCGCTCCGTTGCAGGAAAAAACAGTTCAGGATGAGGTTCCTAAGCGCCTGTTCAAGCTGTCATTTTTAACCGGTAACGAGGCGGATGAATCAGCCGGCGCCTCCCGGCCGCTTACTATACAGAATATAAAAGCAGCGCCCGGTCTTATAGGAAACGGCGCACAGCTTGATAAAAATTCACAGCTCGATTTTTCCGGAAAAGATAATATTTCCAGCAGAAAAGGTTCGGTTGCAATGTGGATTAAGCTGAACTGGGAGCCGGAAGGAAACGGCTGGCATATCAGCCGCGCCGGCGCCGATGCGGAAGGTGAGCGTCATACAGTATTCACTGCCGAAGCGGGCAGCCAGCGTCTCCGGTTCCTCCTGTCGAACTTTATCCGGCTTAAATGGTCGTCGGGTAATGACATTTATGCCAGCGGAAACCGGCAGATTATGAAGGATACCTGGCACCATTATGTGATCACCTGGGACAGCGATTCCGGTTTGGCTCGAGTGTATCTTGACGGAAAGTTTTTATGTGTCTCTTCTATTTTCGAACCGCTCAGGAAACCCATTACGAAATTCAGTTTTGCTGAAATCGACGGTGTTCTGGATGAAGTGTCAATTTACAATTATGCGCTGAGTCATGCGGATGTAATGAAGATTTATTACCAGGAGGCGGGGCTTAATATTGATCTGCTGGATTATGCAGCATTCGCCGGGAAAGATAATTCTATACGTCTGAAATTTATTAATGGCGGGGATCAACAGGTGGATACTTCTTTCCAGATGATGATTCATCCTGCCGGAAGCAGCGCCATTCAGACTGAAGAAATTCCGGTGACGCTGGATGCGGGGAAGGAATGCGTCATTCCCGTTAACGTTGCGCCTCCTGTTGCCGGGCTTTACCGGTTGAATCTATTGAATTCCAGCGGCCGGCAGATCCGGTCGTATGAAATTGTTGCAATCGATCAATCGCCGGCTCAGCTAGCAAGACCGCCACTGGCTCCCGGAGAAGCCGCTGCAATGACGCTGATTGAACAGATTGACTGCACAGCCGATATTGGGCCGGAAAAATACCGGGACGACGGACATGTTTCAGTTCAGTACAAAACGGTTGGGGCTTATCGCGAAGCGCTCAATGAAGCATTCAGTGGATTTGCCTACCGGATGGAGCCATTAAAAAATCCCGGCAGACCGCACTGGCTGGAAATTTATTATCCGGATGATGCCGCCCGGACATTCATGGTGGCAGTGTTTCAGGAAAAGGATGGTCATGTCAGTGCGCAAGGACTGGATACGGTGGGAATCATCAGCGGAGGTGATCACCTGTTAAGCGGAACAATGCAGATGAAGCGGCTTCTGTTCTGGCCGGATTCAACCAATATTATGGTCGGCTGTTATAACTACCATAAATATGAAGGACAAAACGGACCGGCATTGGCTGAAATCCGTTTATATGAAAATGCCGGCCCGCTGCCGGAACGGCAGGTTGAACTGGCTGGAGGTTTGCCGCGCCGGACGATCGGGCTGTGGGACGAGGATCCGTCGATGGGAGGGACAGAATGGTTTAACCTTGTTTCTCAATATGATCAGGTTCGCTTGAACAATTTCTGGGAAACAAAATGGAACCGGACCATTGATTATCTGAATTACAGCGGACAGAATTTGTGGCACATGCTCGTAACCAGTTACGAGGGGGATACAGCGCTTAACAGCAACCAGATTTCAGCATCCTGGCGGATGTCATCCCGCGGCTGGATTCCCGGCTGGGCGGATCTCGGCGCGTTAATGCTGAACCGCAACGGGACTGTATTTTACGCCGCCTTAAACAGCCAAACCACGTATAAAGGCGGGAAAATGCCGGGAGCGATCGCCAAGCTGATTCCGGAAGAGTATTTGCGCACGAAAAACACGATGGAAGAGATTATTTCCGGAGACAATCCTCTAATCGTGGATTGCATCGCTGCGGATGATTATTTCGCAGACAATTACGACCCATTGAATCCGGTCGTGCAGAAAGCGTTTGAAACGCAGGTGCGCTTGTATGCTGAAAAATTCGGGCAGTATTCCAATTTTGGCGGAGTTAATTTTCTTCCCAGTAACCATGACAACAGAGGGCGACCGTATTTTGCTGATTTGCAGCAAGGATACAGCGATTATAATATACAGCGTTTTGAAGCGGACACCGGAATCAACGTAGATGTGGATGCATCTCTTCGGCGCCGGTTCAGCGCGCGGTATGACTGGCTGATGCAGAATGCGCGGGAAGAGTGGATTAACTGGCGCTGTAAAAAATTCCGCGAATTTTATAAACATCTCGCCGGAATTATCCGCAGCTATAATCCGGACGCAAAACTGCTTATCTCGCTGGCGGGATATAACGGTGCGTTTGCGATGGAGAATCGCGACTGGCCGCTTTCGGACGATGGATTGAACCGTTACTGGAAAGAATGCGGCATAGACTTTGCGCTTTACAAAGATGATTCAGATATTGCTCTGCTTCCTGTAATTACGCCGGAAAGCGGCCGTATCCGGCCGCACAGATTTGAAGCGACGTACCGGTATGACTGTTTTAATCCGGCCGTGGATGCGCTGGTGTCGTCACACAAGGAACGCGGTAAATTTATCTCCTATTTTTCAAATCTCGAATTCCTGCCGTGGCACGAGATCGGAATCCCATCCTACTGGTGGTCTTTCGGTGCGTGGGAGGGCCGGGTGAACGGTCCGATTCACGCATTTGCAAATGTAGTTCCTTCTCAGGAGTACATGCGCGAATACATGGCAGACACCTTGGCCAATCAGGATGCGCACCGGATTATTCACGGCTGGTGGGGCTGTCCGGATAACGGCGGCATTGATGAATTTTCAAAATTTTATGCCAGCTACCGTTCGATTCCGGCGTTTGATTTTATGGATCTGCCCGGAGCTGAAGATCCGGTGAGAGTCCGTTATTACAATGCCGGAAATCAAAGCTGGATCTATTTTGTCAACCGCCTGCCGAATGCAATGCCGTGTGTGTTGCGCCTCACGGATAACGCGCCGCTGAGAGCGACGATCAGCAATCGCGAATTTACAGTAAACAGTTCCGGTGAATTCGAAATTACACTCGCGCCGTTCGAAGTACTCTGTTTAACGCGAACTCAACCCATCATGCCGGAAAATTTCGCCTGCCGTGTTCCGGCGGAAATGGGTGAGATGCTTAGAACTGTGATAGAAAAAATGCAGACGGCATATAGCGCAATGCGCGTTGAACCGGAAGAGGCCGCCATTTTGGAAGCGCTTCTTCGCAAATTAAATCTGGCGTATATCGCGGGACGTTATGCAGAAGTTGGGCATCTGCTGCAAAGCATTCCGGCGCAGAAAATCAAAGCGGCTGAAAATATCACCAGAAGCACCGTTGATTTCAGCGCCTTCACTGCCGGCGCGGTTTCAGCCGTGGCAGGCTGGGATATCACTGTAAAGGGCGGCGGGAGCGCAGTCATTGCAAAGAACGGCGCAGGTGTCAACGTACTGCGGCTGAATTCAATCGCGACTTCAGACGTGGCGATGCTCAGTTCACAGCAGACATTTAAACTGTCCGACGCCTGGTCGGTTTCAGTTGACTTCGCTATGACGACCAACGGCGCCACCGGTCCTGTTTTCTTTGGCGTATATAATGCGGCTGTGGTGGACGCGGATGGTCTTACTGGAGGGGAAGCCGGGAATACCGGCGGCACCGACGTGCGGGGCGCGACTGCAATGATGACCCGTCCTACCGGTAATGTCTCACTAATTTACACAGACAATAATGAGAGAAAAAATCCGGCGCAATTGACACTTAACGGCGGCTTAGATGTGACGGGCGCTACGCGCTACACATATACGGTTGAGTGCGATGGCGTCAACGTAACCGCGACGCTGAAAAACGGCGCTGAGACGATGGTGTCGACCACGCGCACGATTGGATCGTTCGGTTCAAATATTTCCGCCGATGCCCTGAAATTTGCACTCGGAGATGTGACAAACAACGATACAAAAGGATGGAACGCTGATGTATACAGTATTGAAACAGCAACATTTTAA